A window from Microbacterium ginsengiterrae encodes these proteins:
- the paaA gene encoding 1,2-phenylacetyl-CoA epoxidase subunit PaaA has translation MTEQDIDEEQNVSAEQRRFNEIIAADSRIEPRDWMPDAYRRTLIRQISQHAHSEIIGMQPEGNWITRAPSLKRKAILMAKVQDEAGHGLYLYSAAQTLGITREEMTDQLITGRAKYSSIFNYPTPTWADMGAIGWLVDGAAICNQVPLCRASYGPYGRAMVRVCKEESFHQRQGFEILLTLMQGTAAQREMAQDAVNRWYWPSLMMFGPPDGDSPNSAQSMAWNIKRFSNDELRQRFIGMLVPQAEVLGVTLPDPELHFDEETGHHIGGEIDWSEFFEVLAGRGPMNAERVRARRQAHEDGAWVREAAAEYARKSAARTEEVAA, from the coding sequence ATGACCGAGCAGGACATCGACGAAGAGCAGAACGTCAGCGCCGAGCAGCGCCGCTTCAACGAGATCATCGCCGCGGACTCGCGCATCGAGCCGCGCGACTGGATGCCGGATGCCTACCGCCGCACGCTCATCCGGCAGATCAGCCAGCACGCCCATTCCGAGATCATCGGGATGCAACCCGAGGGGAACTGGATCACCCGTGCGCCGAGCCTCAAGCGCAAGGCGATCCTCATGGCCAAGGTGCAGGACGAGGCCGGCCACGGCCTGTATCTGTACTCCGCCGCGCAGACCCTCGGCATCACACGCGAGGAGATGACCGATCAGCTCATCACCGGGCGGGCGAAGTACTCGTCGATCTTCAACTACCCCACCCCGACGTGGGCCGACATGGGCGCGATCGGATGGCTCGTCGACGGGGCGGCGATCTGCAACCAGGTCCCCCTGTGCCGTGCGTCCTACGGCCCATACGGCCGAGCCATGGTGCGCGTCTGCAAGGAGGAGTCGTTCCATCAGCGGCAGGGGTTCGAGATCCTGCTCACTCTCATGCAGGGCACCGCCGCCCAGCGCGAGATGGCGCAGGATGCCGTGAACCGCTGGTACTGGCCGAGCCTGATGATGTTCGGCCCCCCGGACGGCGACTCCCCGAACTCCGCGCAGTCGATGGCGTGGAACATCAAGCGGTTCTCGAACGATGAGCTGCGGCAACGCTTCATCGGCATGCTCGTCCCGCAGGCCGAGGTGCTCGGCGTCACGCTCCCCGACCCCGAACTGCACTTCGACGAGGAGACGGGGCACCACATCGGCGGTGAGATCGACTGGTCGGAGTTCTTCGAGGTCCTCGCCGGGCGCGGACCGATGAACGCCGAGCGGGTGAGGGCTCGCCGCCAGGCCCACGAGGACGGTGCCTGGGTGCGCGAAGCCGCCGCGGAGTACGCACGCAAGAGCGCCGCGCGGACCGAGGAGGTGGCGGCATGA
- the paaB gene encoding 1,2-phenylacetyl-CoA epoxidase subunit PaaB, with amino-acid sequence MSEMWPLWEVFVRANRGMSHVHAGSLHAPDAELAVRNARDLYTRRGEGTSIWVVPSEAITASDPDAKGAFFESPAGKNYRHAVYYTASEGVPHL; translated from the coding sequence ATGAGCGAGATGTGGCCGCTGTGGGAGGTCTTCGTCCGCGCCAATCGCGGGATGAGCCACGTGCACGCCGGGTCCCTGCACGCACCGGACGCCGAACTGGCCGTCCGCAATGCCCGCGATCTGTACACGCGTCGCGGCGAGGGCACCTCGATCTGGGTGGTCCCGTCCGAGGCCATCACGGCGAGCGACCCGGATGCCAAGGGGGCGTTCTTCGAGAGCCCGGCGGGCAAGAACTACCGCCACGCGGTCTACTACACCGCCTCCGAGGGGGTGCCGCACCTGTGA
- the paaC gene encoding 1,2-phenylacetyl-CoA epoxidase subunit PaaC translates to MDELDLAAELAGDSDAVATSTVAEYALWLGDDALILSQQLAGWITRAPELEEDVALANIALDLLGHARSLLRYAGTADGRTEDDLAYFRDEPAFRSAWLFEQPNGDFAQTIARHLAASTYLVELYSALRDSSDATLSAIAAKAVKEVDYHRDHAVQWTLRLAGGTAESRQRMIRAVADVWPYVDELFRDEPLIDELEGVAVRPSRLRTGFDAVVDEVFSEAGLERPAGEPSAGGGRHGRHFPALSRILAEMQVLARQHPGATW, encoded by the coding sequence GTGGACGAGCTCGATCTCGCCGCCGAACTCGCCGGCGACTCGGATGCCGTCGCCACCTCGACCGTCGCGGAGTACGCGCTGTGGCTCGGCGACGACGCACTGATCCTCTCCCAGCAGCTCGCGGGCTGGATCACCCGCGCCCCGGAGCTGGAGGAGGATGTCGCACTGGCCAACATCGCCCTCGACCTGCTCGGCCACGCACGTTCCCTTCTCCGGTACGCCGGGACGGCAGACGGGCGCACCGAGGACGACCTCGCGTACTTCCGCGACGAACCCGCCTTCCGCAGCGCCTGGCTCTTCGAACAGCCCAACGGCGACTTCGCGCAGACGATCGCGCGACATCTCGCGGCCTCCACCTATCTCGTCGAGCTGTACTCGGCGCTCCGCGACTCGAGCGATGCGACGCTCTCCGCGATCGCCGCCAAGGCCGTCAAGGAGGTCGACTACCACCGCGACCACGCCGTGCAGTGGACTCTGCGCCTCGCCGGCGGCACGGCGGAGTCGCGCCAGCGCATGATCCGGGCGGTTGCCGACGTCTGGCCGTACGTCGACGAACTGTTCCGCGACGAGCCGCTGATCGACGAGCTCGAGGGCGTCGCCGTGCGCCCGTCCCGTCTGCGGACCGGTTTCGACGCCGTGGTCGACGAGGTCTTCTCGGAGGCCGGGCTCGAGCGCCCGGCGGGCGAACCCTCCGCCGGTGGCGGCCGCCACGGCCGCCACTTCCCCGCGCTGTCCCGCATCCTCGCCGAGATGCAGGTCCTCGCGCGTCAGCATCCGGGGGCGACATGGTGA
- the paaD gene encoding 1,2-phenylacetyl-CoA epoxidase subunit PaaD produces MVTTTRLNEARRIAAAVPDPELPVLTIEDLGVLRDVAVDGERVVVTLTPTYSGCPALETMRDDVVLALTAAGFADVEVRMTLSPAWSTDWISEDGRRKLADFGIAPPSGVAARGRSPVPVRLSVPCPQCGSLDTREVSRFGSTSCKALYECRACLEPFDHFKAL; encoded by the coding sequence ATGGTGACCACGACGAGGCTCAACGAGGCACGGCGGATCGCCGCCGCCGTGCCTGATCCCGAATTGCCCGTCCTCACGATCGAGGACCTCGGCGTGCTCCGCGACGTCGCGGTCGACGGCGAGCGCGTCGTCGTCACGCTCACACCCACCTACAGCGGATGCCCGGCGCTGGAGACCATGCGCGACGACGTCGTCCTCGCGCTCACCGCCGCGGGCTTCGCCGACGTCGAGGTGCGCATGACGCTGTCACCGGCGTGGTCGACCGACTGGATCTCGGAGGACGGCAGACGCAAGCTCGCCGACTTCGGCATCGCGCCACCCTCCGGCGTCGCCGCACGAGGGCGCAGCCCCGTCCCCGTGCGCCTGTCGGTGCCGTGTCCGCAGTGCGGCTCGCTCGACACCCGCGAGGTCTCGCGCTTCGGGTCGACGTCGTGCAAGGCGCTCTACGAGTGCCGCGCCTGCCTCGAACCGTTCGACCACTTCAAGGCACTGTGA
- the paaE gene encoding 1,2-phenylacetyl-CoA epoxidase subunit PaaE → MATLTRRRGRFHELEIAEVRPLTADSIEVTFAVPPELQDQYAYLPGQYVALRARVDGHEVRRSYSICRPPTPGRISVGIKRDLGGLFSVWAHANLAPGDRIEVMSPEGGFTTRLPDLDHAHLAGIAAGSGITPMMALAAHVLSSSPTAQFSLVYTNRATQDVMFLEDLADLKDRHPSRLALHHVLSREQRTAPLLSGRIDGDKLTAILDGLLRPDTVTEWFLCGPFDLVALCREVLEGRGVPADSIRFELFTSDADGPRMDRGRPVVIDEGDDVRRIEFTLDGLTSTVESPVAANEAILDAALRVRGDVPFACAGGVCGTCRARLTDGEVRMTQNFALEPDELERGYVLTCQSHPTTDTVVVDYDA, encoded by the coding sequence GTGGCCACCCTCACACGACGACGCGGACGCTTCCACGAGCTCGAGATCGCCGAGGTCCGTCCGCTCACCGCCGACAGCATCGAGGTGACGTTCGCCGTACCGCCCGAGCTGCAGGATCAGTACGCGTATCTGCCCGGCCAGTACGTCGCGCTGCGCGCCCGCGTGGACGGTCACGAGGTACGGCGCAGCTACTCGATCTGCCGCCCGCCGACGCCCGGGCGCATCAGCGTCGGCATCAAGCGCGATCTCGGGGGCCTGTTCTCGGTCTGGGCGCACGCGAACCTGGCGCCGGGCGACCGCATCGAGGTGATGAGTCCAGAGGGCGGGTTCACCACACGTCTTCCCGACCTCGACCACGCGCACCTCGCGGGCATCGCCGCCGGCTCCGGCATCACGCCGATGATGGCGCTCGCCGCACACGTGCTGTCGTCCTCGCCGACGGCGCAGTTCAGCCTCGTGTACACGAATCGTGCGACGCAGGACGTGATGTTCCTCGAGGATCTCGCCGACCTCAAGGACCGCCACCCCTCCCGCCTCGCGCTGCACCACGTGCTGTCGCGCGAGCAGCGCACGGCCCCTCTGCTTTCCGGACGCATCGACGGCGACAAGCTCACCGCGATCCTCGACGGGCTGCTGCGTCCTGACACCGTCACGGAGTGGTTCCTGTGCGGGCCGTTCGACCTCGTCGCGCTCTGCCGCGAGGTGCTCGAGGGGCGGGGGGTTCCCGCCGACAGCATCCGGTTCGAACTGTTCACCAGTGACGCCGACGGCCCGCGCATGGACCGAGGGCGCCCGGTCGTCATCGACGAGGGCGACGACGTCCGCCGGATCGAGTTCACGCTGGACGGCCTGACATCGACCGTCGAGTCGCCGGTCGCCGCGAACGAGGCGATCCTGGACGCCGCTCTCCGGGTCCGCGGCGATGTGCCGTTCGCCTGCGCGGGCGGGGTGTGCGGCACCTGCCGGGCGCGCCTGACCGACGGTGAGGTGCGCATGACGCAGAACTTCGCGCTGGAACCGGACGAGCTCGAGCGCGGGTACGTCCTCACCTGCCAATCGCACCCGACGACGGACACCGTCGTGGTCGACTACGACGCCTGA
- a CDS encoding enoyl-CoA hydratase/isomerase family protein: MIELTITDDVAHVVLDAPGRRNALDERALAELDAAYDEAARAGVRALLLRGEGPAFCAGRDISGVDPATDDVTGYLDGLVTPLLRKMSAFPAPTFAAAHGACLGVGLGLLIATDVVYVADTAKIGSPFAMLGATLDSGGHALFYERLGAHRTLDLVYTGRLMSGTEAVTAGLFSQSFPATDLRAATEEAAAAAASGATRAFLASKRLIARLRDERLALWDAVAAENADQAALRDTDDYREGFAAFQEKRRPRFTGR, from the coding sequence ATGATCGAGCTGACCATCACCGACGACGTCGCACACGTCGTGCTCGACGCACCGGGGAGGCGCAACGCGCTCGACGAGCGCGCCCTCGCCGAACTGGACGCCGCATACGATGAGGCCGCCCGCGCCGGCGTGCGGGCGCTCCTGCTCCGCGGCGAGGGGCCGGCGTTCTGCGCCGGACGGGACATCAGCGGAGTGGATCCGGCGACCGACGATGTCACCGGGTATCTCGACGGTCTCGTCACCCCCCTGCTGCGGAAGATGTCCGCGTTCCCCGCCCCGACGTTCGCCGCCGCGCACGGGGCGTGCCTCGGTGTCGGGCTCGGACTGCTCATCGCCACGGACGTCGTCTACGTCGCCGACACCGCGAAGATCGGCTCGCCGTTCGCGATGCTGGGAGCGACGCTCGACTCGGGCGGTCACGCCCTCTTCTACGAGCGTCTCGGCGCGCACCGGACACTCGACCTCGTCTACACCGGAAGACTGATGAGCGGCACCGAGGCCGTCACGGCCGGGTTGTTCTCCCAGTCGTTCCCGGCCACAGACCTCCGAGCCGCCACCGAGGAGGCGGCAGCGGCCGCCGCATCGGGTGCGACGAGGGCGTTCCTCGCGAGCAAGCGGCTCATCGCACGACTGCGGGACGAGCGCCTCGCCCTGTGGGACGCGGTGGCCGCGGAGAACGCCGACCAGGCCGCGCTGCGCGACACCGACGACTACCGTGAGGGGTTCGCGGCCTTCCAGGAGAAGCGTCGGCCGCGGTTCACGGGGCGGTGA
- a CDS encoding ATP-dependent Clp protease ATP-binding subunit, with amino-acid sequence MTMPAQEEQQSALEQFGINLTDRARQGKLDPVIGRDSEIRRVSQVLTRRTKNNPVLIGEPGVGKTAVVEGLAQRIVAGDVAESLKDKELITLDISALVAGAMYRGQFEERLKQVLTEITESEGKVITFIDELHTLMGAGGGEGSVAASNMLKPMLARGELHLIGATTLNEYREYIEKDAALERRFQQVYVGEPSVEDTVAILRGLKGRYEAHHGVTISDSALVAAAALSNRYLPARQLPDKAIDLIDEAMSRLKMEIDSSPVEIDQLKRQVDRMKLEELALKREKDAASKERLGALREQLAEQERELAGLEERWARERQGLNRVGELKKQLDDAITQRDLAMRDADYTKASKLEYETIKRLEREIAEAEQAEAASAGEGRMVNEQVTDEDIAAVIAAWTGIPVGRLLQGESEKLLHLESELGRRLIGQKDAVAAVSDAVRRSRAGISDPGRPTGSFLFLGPTGVGKTELAKALAEFLFDDEHAMVRIDMSEYGEKHSVSRLVGAPPGYIGYEQGGQLTEAVRRRPYSVVLLDEVEKAHPEVFDVLLQVLDDGRLTDGQGRTVDFSNVILILTSNIGSPILIDPVMPADEKRDAVMTLVRQSFRPEFLNRLDDIVMFSALSEDDLAQIVELSVDQLQRRLHDRRLTLAVTPDARSWLAERGYDPVYGARPLRRLITTEVQNRLATALLSGGIHDGDTVRVDVATDGAGLVLTSA; translated from the coding sequence ATGACGATGCCCGCGCAGGAAGAACAGCAGTCCGCCCTCGAGCAGTTCGGGATCAACCTGACCGACCGTGCCCGCCAGGGCAAGCTCGACCCCGTGATCGGTCGCGACAGCGAGATCCGTCGTGTGAGCCAGGTGCTCACCCGCCGAACCAAGAACAACCCCGTGCTCATCGGCGAACCGGGCGTCGGCAAGACCGCTGTCGTCGAAGGCCTCGCACAGCGCATCGTCGCAGGAGACGTCGCCGAGTCCCTCAAGGACAAGGAGCTCATCACCCTCGACATCTCCGCCCTCGTCGCCGGCGCGATGTACCGCGGCCAGTTCGAGGAGCGCCTGAAGCAGGTGCTCACGGAGATCACCGAGTCCGAGGGCAAGGTGATCACCTTCATCGACGAGCTGCACACCCTGATGGGGGCGGGCGGCGGAGAGGGCTCGGTCGCCGCATCCAACATGCTCAAGCCGATGCTCGCGCGCGGCGAACTGCACCTCATCGGGGCGACGACCCTCAACGAGTACCGCGAGTACATCGAGAAGGATGCCGCGCTCGAACGGCGCTTCCAGCAGGTGTACGTCGGCGAGCCGTCCGTCGAAGACACCGTTGCGATCCTGCGCGGGCTCAAGGGCCGATACGAGGCGCACCACGGCGTGACGATCTCCGACAGCGCGCTCGTCGCCGCTGCGGCACTGTCGAACCGGTACCTGCCGGCGCGCCAGCTGCCGGACAAGGCGATCGACCTCATCGACGAGGCGATGTCCCGCCTGAAGATGGAGATCGACTCGTCCCCGGTGGAGATCGACCAGCTCAAGCGCCAGGTCGACCGGATGAAGCTCGAAGAGCTCGCCCTGAAGCGCGAGAAGGACGCCGCGTCGAAGGAGCGGCTGGGTGCGCTGCGCGAGCAGTTGGCGGAGCAGGAGCGCGAGCTGGCCGGACTCGAGGAGCGCTGGGCGCGTGAGCGGCAGGGGCTCAACAGGGTCGGAGAGCTGAAGAAGCAGCTCGACGACGCCATCACGCAGCGTGATCTCGCGATGCGCGACGCCGACTACACGAAGGCGTCCAAGCTCGAGTACGAGACGATCAAGCGGCTCGAGCGGGAGATCGCCGAGGCCGAGCAGGCCGAGGCCGCGTCTGCCGGAGAAGGCCGCATGGTCAACGAGCAGGTCACCGACGAGGACATCGCCGCCGTGATCGCCGCGTGGACCGGCATCCCTGTCGGCAGGCTGCTGCAGGGCGAGAGCGAGAAGCTGTTGCACCTCGAGAGCGAGCTCGGGCGCCGGCTGATCGGTCAGAAGGACGCCGTCGCCGCGGTGTCGGATGCCGTCCGGCGCTCCCGTGCCGGGATCAGCGACCCCGGTCGCCCGACGGGATCGTTCCTGTTCCTCGGCCCGACCGGTGTGGGAAAGACCGAGCTGGCCAAGGCGCTCGCCGAGTTCCTGTTCGACGACGAGCACGCCATGGTGCGCATCGACATGTCGGAGTACGGCGAGAAGCACTCGGTCTCGCGGCTCGTCGGTGCCCCTCCCGGCTACATCGGCTACGAGCAGGGTGGGCAGCTCACGGAAGCCGTGCGGCGCCGCCCGTACAGCGTCGTCCTGCTCGACGAGGTCGAGAAGGCGCACCCGGAGGTCTTCGACGTGCTGCTCCAGGTGCTCGACGACGGCCGCCTCACCGACGGGCAGGGCCGCACGGTCGACTTCTCCAACGTCATCCTCATCCTCACCTCGAACATCGGCTCGCCGATCCTCATCGACCCGGTGATGCCCGCGGACGAGAAGCGGGACGCGGTGATGACGCTGGTCCGGCAGTCGTTCCGACCGGAGTTCCTCAACCGTCTGGACGACATCGTGATGTTCTCGGCGCTGTCCGAGGACGACCTCGCGCAGATCGTCGAGCTCTCGGTGGATCAACTGCAGCGCCGTCTGCACGACCGTCGGCTCACGCTCGCGGTCACGCCGGATGCGCGATCCTGGCTCGCCGAGCGCGGATACGACCCGGTGTACGGTGCGCGTCCGCTGCGCCGTCTCATCACGACGGAGGTGCAGAACAGGCTCGCCACGGCGCTGCTCTCGGGCGGCATCCACGACGGCGACACGGTTCGCGTGGACGTCGCGACCGACGGTGCGGGGCTCGTCCTGACCTCGGCATGA
- the coaBC gene encoding bifunctional phosphopantothenoylcysteine decarboxylase/phosphopantothenate--cysteine ligase CoaBC — translation MNIVVGVTGGIAAYKTVQLVRLLIKAGHEVTVIPTEDALRFVGTPTWEAVSRHPVTTSVHDDVAKVRHVALGQAAELVIVAPATANTIAKMTAGLADDLLGTTLLATTAPVAIAPAMHTEMWRHPATRANIRTLRERGVHVLGPAEGELTGGDSGPGRMLEPEEIAEAALSLFTPRDLDGLRVAVSAGGTREPIDPVRYLGNRSSGRQGVALAAEAAARGAEVTLVAANISADVLVDARHPRIDVRTAGTAAELGEAMRDAAASADVVIMAAAVADYRPASAAEQKLTKEQGTLDRIDLVENDDIVAGLAASRPAGQLIVAFAAETLTDPAERRARAQRKRERKGVDLLAVNLADAEHGFEKADNAVEVIGEGGSVVASAAGAKKEIARVIWGAVVKLSQHNSTL, via the coding sequence ATGAACATCGTCGTCGGGGTCACAGGCGGCATCGCCGCGTACAAGACGGTTCAGCTCGTGCGGCTGCTCATCAAGGCGGGGCACGAGGTGACGGTGATCCCGACCGAGGACGCGCTGCGATTCGTCGGCACGCCGACGTGGGAAGCGGTGAGTCGCCACCCGGTGACGACGAGCGTCCACGACGACGTCGCCAAGGTCAGGCATGTCGCGCTCGGTCAGGCCGCCGAACTCGTGATCGTCGCCCCAGCGACGGCGAACACGATCGCGAAGATGACGGCGGGCCTCGCGGACGATCTGCTCGGCACGACGCTGTTGGCCACGACCGCTCCCGTCGCGATCGCACCGGCGATGCACACCGAGATGTGGCGGCACCCCGCCACGCGGGCGAACATCCGCACGCTCCGCGAGCGCGGCGTGCACGTGCTCGGGCCCGCTGAGGGAGAGCTCACCGGGGGTGACTCGGGGCCGGGGCGGATGCTGGAGCCCGAGGAGATCGCCGAAGCGGCGCTTTCGCTGTTCACGCCGCGCGACCTCGACGGCCTCCGGGTCGCCGTCTCAGCCGGCGGAACCCGCGAACCCATCGACCCCGTCCGCTACCTCGGCAACCGCTCCAGCGGCAGGCAGGGGGTGGCGCTGGCCGCCGAGGCTGCGGCGCGTGGAGCCGAGGTCACCCTCGTCGCTGCCAACATCTCGGCGGATGTCCTCGTCGATGCGCGGCATCCGAGGATCGATGTCCGCACGGCAGGCACGGCCGCGGAGCTCGGTGAGGCGATGCGGGATGCCGCGGCATCTGCCGACGTCGTGATCATGGCCGCCGCTGTCGCCGACTACCGGCCGGCATCGGCCGCGGAGCAGAAGCTCACCAAGGAACAGGGCACTCTGGACCGGATCGACCTCGTCGAGAATGACGACATCGTCGCGGGGCTCGCGGCCTCCCGTCCTGCGGGGCAGCTCATCGTCGCCTTCGCGGCGGAGACTCTGACGGATCCGGCCGAGCGCCGCGCGCGTGCGCAGCGCAAGCGCGAGCGCAAGGGCGTCGATCTGCTCGCGGTGAACCTCGCCGATGCCGAGCACGGATTCGAGAAGGCCGACAACGCGGTCGAGGTGATCGGCGAAGGCGGGTCGGTCGTGGCATCCGCCGCGGGGGCGAAGAAGGAGATTGCTCGCGTGATCTGGGGTGCAGTGGTAAAGTTGAGTCAGCACAACTCAACTTTGTGA
- a CDS encoding NRDE family protein, whose amino-acid sequence MCTVVIDVAEPGGSRLLAVRDEDPARAWDSLGAWWPEQYPGVIGIRDRRAGGAWLAIDRSTRRLAVLLNRADVLDLPEDQVRSRGSLALESVAGRSPHGILPMHGFNLLEATPDAARVISWDGVTLTETPVPHGVHMIAHDALDDPATARIARWLPEFRDRPARSDGWEQRWVDLLAASAELDPTDDAAIIRDNRPHGYPTQSLLYCVADIGHGDLEIEQSTLTAPGHWG is encoded by the coding sequence GTGTGCACGGTCGTGATCGATGTCGCAGAACCAGGGGGATCCCGACTCCTCGCCGTCCGCGATGAGGACCCGGCCCGCGCCTGGGACTCGCTCGGAGCCTGGTGGCCGGAGCAGTACCCCGGGGTGATCGGCATCCGCGACCGCCGCGCGGGAGGCGCATGGCTCGCCATCGACCGGTCGACCCGTCGCCTGGCCGTGCTGCTCAACCGGGCCGACGTGCTCGACCTGCCGGAGGATCAGGTGCGCAGCCGCGGCAGCCTCGCCCTGGAGTCCGTCGCGGGCCGCTCGCCCCACGGCATCCTCCCGATGCACGGGTTCAACCTCCTCGAGGCGACCCCGGATGCCGCGCGCGTCATCTCCTGGGACGGAGTGACGCTCACCGAGACCCCTGTTCCGCACGGCGTCCACATGATCGCGCACGATGCGCTCGACGACCCGGCCACCGCGCGTATCGCCCGGTGGCTGCCGGAATTCCGTGACCGCCCGGCGAGGAGTGACGGTTGGGAGCAGCGCTGGGTCGACCTGCTCGCCGCATCCGCTGAGCTGGACCCGACCGATGATGCGGCGATCATCCGCGACAACAGGCCGCACGGGTACCCGACGCAGTCACTGCTGTACTGCGTCGCCGACATCGGCCATGGAGATCTCGAGATCGAGCAGTCCACCCTCACCGCGCCAGGGCACTGGGGCTGA
- a CDS encoding glycosyltransferase family 4 protein codes for MHIVFFGDQHLASLGGAQVSMRLQKQYLERAGHTVTVVAPKMHTARAVGGDNSFVDLPSIPITVDREYSMSWPGRRTDRFLDRAFASRPRVDLVHVQGDFWGAFIGHRFAHRHGIPVVHTMHNRVDVGMAAVTPLHRQVLPVLNLWRRTAMRGIGPRVPGGDGWAFLRGLAQGASAVTAPSGHFARRLEQHEVFPSVDVVWNGIDDDLLASVRAEHAVETPSEARDTTREGVSHAEGGVSPRRRPRFVWLGRMSPEKRLLPFLHAVVRSQVDAQIEIIGGGGQMRAAERIARGHAGVRFAGRLSYADTLARIAAADAVVQTSIGFETQGMTPFEAAALGTPTVISDPDIAAELRGGLWAVPDASVAALAETLTRAAADIVAGRAPVPVPEVAEEFRQSSRTAAMIEIYERVLAGDGA; via the coding sequence ATGCACATCGTCTTCTTCGGCGATCAGCACCTCGCATCGCTCGGCGGAGCGCAGGTGTCGATGCGACTTCAGAAGCAGTACCTCGAGCGCGCAGGGCACACCGTGACGGTCGTCGCGCCGAAGATGCACACCGCGCGTGCGGTCGGAGGCGACAACTCGTTCGTCGACCTCCCATCCATCCCGATCACGGTGGACCGCGAATACTCCATGTCGTGGCCGGGGCGTCGTACCGACCGCTTCCTCGACCGGGCGTTCGCCTCCCGGCCGCGGGTGGACCTCGTGCACGTGCAGGGCGACTTCTGGGGTGCGTTCATCGGGCACCGCTTCGCGCATCGCCACGGCATCCCCGTCGTCCACACCATGCACAACCGGGTCGACGTGGGCATGGCAGCGGTGACGCCGTTGCACCGCCAGGTCCTCCCCGTGCTGAACCTCTGGCGGCGCACGGCCATGCGCGGCATCGGCCCCCGCGTGCCCGGTGGCGACGGCTGGGCCTTCCTGCGCGGCCTCGCGCAGGGCGCATCGGCGGTGACCGCCCCGTCCGGCCACTTCGCCCGCCGCCTCGAGCAGCACGAGGTCTTCCCCTCCGTCGACGTCGTCTGGAACGGCATCGACGACGACCTGCTTGCGTCCGTGCGTGCCGAGCACGCGGTCGAGACACCATCTGAGGCGCGAGACACCACGCGAGAAGGTGTGTCTCACGCCGAAGGTGGTGTCTCGCCGCGGCGTCGGCCGCGCTTCGTGTGGCTGGGGCGCATGAGCCCGGAGAAGAGGCTGCTGCCCTTCCTGCACGCCGTCGTCCGATCGCAGGTGGATGCCCAGATCGAGATCATCGGCGGCGGAGGACAGATGCGGGCAGCCGAGAGGATCGCACGCGGCCATGCGGGCGTCCGCTTCGCCGGGCGGCTCTCCTACGCAGACACCCTGGCGCGGATCGCGGCGGCGGATGCAGTGGTGCAGACGTCGATCGGATTCGAGACGCAGGGCATGACGCCGTTCGAGGCGGCGGCGCTCGGCACCCCGACGGTCATCAGCGATCCGGACATCGCGGCCGAGCTGCGCGGCGGACTGTGGGCGGTGCCCGACGCTTCCGTCGCGGCGCTCGCCGAGACGCTCACGCGTGCCGCGGCGGACATCGTCGCCGGCCGTGCTCCTGTCCCCGTCCCCGAAGTCGCCGAGGAGTTCCGCCAGTCGTCGCGGACCGCGGCGATGATCGAGATCTACGAACGCGTCCTGGCAGGCGACGGGGCCTGA